One window of the Dendropsophus ebraccatus isolate aDenEbr1 chromosome 12, aDenEbr1.pat, whole genome shotgun sequence genome contains the following:
- the LOC138769724 gene encoding uncharacterized protein produces MALTRSAILLFLGVAATAFYADAQNVCQLSSNVTNTNYTLAVNSQNLAGGTSYTVTLSSTLNTTVAVLFQAMSNNTSIGSWSVANMSSNCTSGFGVSSYLLNNANTLTASWTSPANLTGTTVTISALVSDSVSVYQFTSNLNTVSSTSAPNVTTANTTASATTQKSGGHVNSPTSLVLALCFLVISKLLS; encoded by the exons ATGGCACTCACCAGATCTGCCATCCTTCTCTTTCTAGGAGTAGCTGCCACTGCATTCTATGCAGACGCTCAGAATGTTTGCCAACTGTCTTCCAATGTAACTAATACTAACTATACATTGGCTGTAAATAGTCAGAATCTTGCCGGTGGAACTTCATACACAG tgacTTTGTCTTCAACATTAAATACTACTGTTGCAGTCCTGTTCCAGGCTATGTCAAACAACACTAGTATAGGAAGTTGGTCAGTAGCAAACATGTCTTCTAATTGTACTTCTGGATTTGGAGTTTCTTCTTACCTATTAAACAACGCCAATACACTAACTGCCTCATGGACTTCACCAGCCAATCTAACTGGAACCACTGTTACCATCAG cgCTTTAGTAAGTGACTCTGTTTCCGTCTACCAGTTCACCAGTAACCTGAATACTGTTTCTTCTACTTCTGCTCCTAATGTTACTACAG CCAACACAACTGCATCAGCGACCACACAAAAAAGTGGAGGCCACGTGAACAGTCCTACCTCCTTGGTTTTGGCTCTCTGTTTTCTGGTCATCAGCAAGTTATTGTCATAA